One Streptosporangium sp. NBC_01495 DNA window includes the following coding sequences:
- a CDS encoding 2OG-Fe(II) oxygenase has protein sequence MTTRRKTAAEPGTDAFARRVASADWQAVTDEINEYGCALLPRLLTPEQCRKLTGLYDESDRFRSTVDMGRHRFGSGRYRYFDHPFPEPVHRLREELYPRLLPIARDWYGKLGRETEWPDTLEEWLTICHMAGQGRPSPILLRYQAGDWNALHRDVFGDKVFPLQVVVNLNAPGQDHTGGEFLLVEQRPRAQSRGTAVLIPQGHGLVFTTRDRPVPSARGWSAAPVRHGVSAIRSGSRHTLGLVFHDAT, from the coding sequence ATGACCACGAGGAGAAAGACTGCCGCCGAACCCGGCACGGACGCCTTCGCCCGCCGGGTCGCCTCAGCCGACTGGCAGGCGGTGACCGACGAGATCAACGAGTACGGGTGCGCCCTGCTGCCCCGGCTGCTGACCCCCGAGCAGTGCCGGAAACTGACCGGCCTGTACGACGAGAGCGACCGTTTCCGCTCCACGGTCGACATGGGGCGCCACCGGTTCGGCAGTGGCCGGTACCGCTACTTCGACCATCCCTTTCCCGAGCCCGTCCACAGGCTGCGAGAGGAACTGTATCCGCGGTTGCTGCCCATCGCCCGCGACTGGTATGGCAAGCTCGGCCGTGAGACCGAGTGGCCCGACACCCTGGAAGAATGGCTCACGATCTGCCACATGGCCGGCCAGGGACGACCCTCGCCGATCCTGCTGCGCTACCAGGCGGGCGACTGGAACGCCCTGCATCGCGACGTCTTCGGCGACAAGGTCTTCCCGCTCCAGGTCGTCGTCAATTTGAACGCCCCGGGGCAGGATCACACCGGTGGTGAGTTCCTGCTGGTGGAGCAGCGGCCCCGGGCGCAGTCCCGCGGTACGGCGGTGCTCATCCCGCAGGGCCACGGCCTGGTCTTCACCACCCGCGACAGGCCCGTGCCGTCCGCGCGCGGCTGGTCGGCGGCACCCGTACGGCACGGGGTGTCCGCGATCCGCTCCGGAAGCAGGCACACCCTCGGCCTCGTCTTCCACGACGCCACCTGA
- a CDS encoding ASCH domain-containing protein yields the protein MTSGKTYTLLGADRRPYESPRPGTFGGHRPRKIYGRLDCRSALRAIARGGYVNSRVFFADEETALAAGYRPCARCLPAEYQEWKHRHPSTRSVTPTSPPRARHMNLYRRYFDLVASGRKTIEVRVQYANLRNLAAGQYIRFACGTDECLTRVVRVARYTSFDEMLDTESPANVNPDSPRQEQLANIRRIYTPEKEALGVLAIQIERV from the coding sequence ATGACGAGCGGCAAGACCTACACCTTGCTGGGCGCGGACCGCAGACCCTACGAAAGCCCCCGGCCCGGAACCTTCGGCGGTCACCGGCCCAGGAAGATCTACGGACGGCTGGATTGCCGATCGGCGCTCCGCGCCATCGCCCGGGGCGGCTACGTGAACAGCCGGGTGTTCTTCGCCGACGAGGAAACCGCCCTGGCCGCCGGATACCGGCCCTGCGCCCGGTGCCTCCCGGCCGAATACCAGGAATGGAAACACCGACACCCGAGCACTCGCAGCGTCACCCCGACGAGCCCGCCCCGCGCCCGGCACATGAACCTGTACCGGCGTTACTTCGACCTGGTCGCCTCCGGCCGCAAGACGATCGAGGTCCGCGTCCAATACGCCAACCTGCGCAACCTCGCCGCAGGTCAATACATCCGCTTCGCCTGCGGCACCGATGAATGCCTCACCCGCGTCGTCCGGGTAGCCCGCTACACCAGCTTCGACGAGATGCTCGACACCGAAAGCCCGGCCAACGTCAATCCCGATTCCCCCCGCCAGGAGCAACTCGCCAACATCCGCCGTATCTACACCCCGGAAAAGGAAGCCCTGGGCGTCCTGGCCATCCAGATCGAGCGAGTTTGA
- a CDS encoding DUF6000 family protein, whose product MRYEAGNAKVSPLIHRFVTTKGRVTPEGKPSRRYMKLLGGNFLRLPRPELAAFARSIASDAKEITDDELGALLGEDWRPRLVAAYLIGLDRRTRFRPKLGELLLESGGPYAGKGYCFAFARFGRAEDTEPLIDYLDRYLSRPECRYDQSWAMGALLHLDERRGTDHAARFFVPGGLWEQSWLKELDVDPAEPKRWIDRLCRFADDCMSGGDGTIAHVER is encoded by the coding sequence ATGCGCTACGAGGCCGGGAATGCCAAGGTGTCGCCCCTCATCCATCGCTTCGTCACCACAAAAGGAAGGGTCACTCCGGAGGGGAAGCCATCGCGACGGTACATGAAGCTCCTCGGCGGTAATTTCCTCCGTCTGCCCAGACCCGAGCTTGCCGCGTTCGCCCGGTCGATCGCGAGTGACGCGAAGGAGATCACCGACGACGAGCTTGGTGCACTGCTGGGCGAGGACTGGCGCCCCCGTCTCGTCGCCGCCTACCTGATAGGTCTTGACCGTCGCACTCGCTTCCGTCCCAAGCTTGGCGAACTGCTCTTGGAAAGCGGCGGCCCTTATGCAGGCAAGGGGTACTGCTTCGCGTTCGCCCGCTTCGGGAGGGCGGAGGACACAGAGCCTCTCATCGACTACCTCGATCGCTACCTTTCTCGTCCGGAGTGCCGCTACGACCAGTCTTGGGCGATGGGCGCGCTCCTCCACCTGGACGAACGCCGAGGAACCGACCATGCTGCCCGGTTCTTCGTCCCGGGCGGTCTCTGGGAACAGTCATGGCTGAAGGAGCTCGACGTCGACCCCGCCGAGCCGAAACGCTGGATCGATCGCCTGTGCCGGTTCGCCGACGATTGCATGAGCGGAGGTGACGGCACGATCGCCCACGTTGAACGCTAG
- a CDS encoding 2'-5' RNA ligase family protein — MAGDDTETRDHWWWRPGWRPGRSFYTWHFLVDDQPELHEFVTRIRSDLDKVAVLDLIPPQWLHMTTQGVGFADEVSEEDLEAIGAAVTERVSGFGPVEVRLGSVLADAEGVHLPVRPVEVVAVVRRAVREAIGEVWGKGRVPEAAEGFHPHVSLAYANTSGASLAPIRELLDRHADVVPLTLRRVALIDLNRDEGYRWKTVLTPSLGHPGS, encoded by the coding sequence TTGGCTGGGGACGATACCGAGACTCGCGATCACTGGTGGTGGCGACCGGGCTGGCGACCGGGCCGCAGCTTCTACACCTGGCACTTCCTTGTGGATGATCAGCCCGAACTGCACGAGTTCGTGACACGGATACGTTCTGACCTCGACAAAGTGGCGGTTCTGGACCTCATTCCACCCCAATGGCTGCATATGACCACCCAGGGTGTCGGCTTCGCCGACGAGGTCAGCGAGGAGGACCTGGAAGCGATCGGTGCCGCGGTGACCGAGCGGGTGTCCGGTTTCGGCCCGGTCGAGGTGCGGCTGGGTTCGGTGCTGGCCGACGCTGAAGGCGTACATCTGCCGGTACGGCCGGTCGAGGTTGTAGCCGTGGTGCGCCGAGCCGTACGCGAAGCCATCGGCGAGGTCTGGGGTAAGGGCCGGGTGCCGGAGGCCGCTGAGGGGTTTCACCCTCACGTCAGTCTCGCCTACGCCAACACCAGCGGCGCTTCGCTCGCTCCCATCCGAGAGCTACTCGACCGGCACGCCGATGTCGTGCCGCTCACTCTCAGGCGCGTCGCCCTGATCGATCTGAACCGGGATGAGGGATACCGCTGGAAGACCGTTCTGACTCCTTCGTTGGGGCATCCCGGATCTTGA
- a CDS encoding aspartyl/asparaginyl beta-hydroxylase domain-containing protein, which yields MTSLAQQVACTGTIDPDVLERVRHETLTVPEGWVAQYGEYQSGGWGTLSLLNMTGDATDVTITDCDPVETALLASMPATRRLLSTLGLRYMWARIARLDARAFLWEHRDYGELRSVERHRLHIPLITSSSAYLVLGGSAVHLTTGNIWRLTPTFAHGACNLYGPTRFHLILDCYASPELTELTRGQQLPDDYVRHLPHLDDDLLRRKVEQARTLIRFGYGQAAERHLLRLFFTHALPEGRAYDLISELYEHSGATRTAEMWRDRKSVLLSTDIG from the coding sequence ATGACCTCCCTGGCACAGCAGGTCGCCTGCACCGGGACGATCGACCCCGACGTGTTGGAACGTGTCCGCCACGAGACACTGACCGTCCCAGAAGGGTGGGTCGCCCAGTACGGCGAATACCAGTCGGGCGGTTGGGGGACGCTGTCGCTGCTGAACATGACCGGCGACGCCACTGACGTGACCATCACCGACTGCGACCCCGTGGAGACCGCTCTGCTGGCGTCAATGCCGGCCACTCGGCGGCTCCTGTCCACGCTCGGATTGCGGTACATGTGGGCGCGGATCGCCCGCCTCGACGCAAGGGCTTTCCTGTGGGAGCACCGCGACTACGGAGAGCTGCGATCCGTCGAACGGCACCGGCTGCACATCCCCCTCATCACCAGCTCTTCGGCCTATCTGGTCCTCGGGGGCTCAGCGGTCCACCTGACCACGGGCAACATATGGCGGCTCACTCCGACCTTCGCGCACGGAGCCTGCAACCTGTACGGGCCGACCCGCTTCCATCTGATCCTGGACTGCTACGCCAGCCCTGAGCTGACTGAACTGACCAGGGGACAACAGCTTCCGGACGATTACGTACGCCACCTGCCACACCTCGATGACGACCTGCTTCGGCGAAAGGTCGAGCAGGCGCGCACTCTGATCCGGTTCGGATACGGCCAGGCAGCCGAGCGGCACCTGCTGCGGTTGTTCTTCACCCACGCCCTTCCCGAAGGACGCGCCTATGACCTGATCAGTGAGCTGTACGAGCACAGCGGCGCGACGCGAACCGCCGAGATGTGGCGTGATCGAAAATCCGTCCTGCTCAGTACGGACATCGGCTGA
- a CDS encoding phosphotransferase family protein, producing the protein MSFDSFDRLGAPPLGFTAVRPSWDELPRELRDFLTTHLGSPVVRADVQSGGFTPGVAARLTLTSDRVFVKAIPDDHVLAAKYLVEAETSGRLPHGVPSPRLRWHGTATGWTILIFDDVEGRHPDLAPGSPDVHTVASALSSMVALLTPNPIPGLPFASATRTHQLHGWRDLLLSPPRDLDNWEGRHLHALADLETRWMRDADGATLVHGDIRPDNLIITASGTTAVVVDWAQPCQGAAWQDITDLVPHLIMTGHSPEAAEKVLAEFPAWSLAAPEVITSYAAAFAGYWTRMSRQPAPPGVPHLRGYQRRAAAAAITWTMYRTGW; encoded by the coding sequence ATGTCATTCGATTCATTCGATCGGCTCGGTGCTCCACCGCTCGGTTTCACCGCCGTACGCCCCTCATGGGACGAACTTCCCCGCGAGCTGCGCGACTTTCTCACCACCCACCTCGGTTCGCCAGTTGTCAGGGCGGATGTGCAGAGCGGCGGTTTCACGCCGGGGGTCGCAGCGCGTCTCACCCTCACCTCCGATCGGGTGTTCGTCAAGGCGATCCCGGACGACCACGTCCTGGCCGCCAAATACCTGGTCGAAGCCGAAACCTCAGGACGGCTTCCCCACGGTGTGCCGAGCCCGCGGCTGCGGTGGCACGGCACGGCAACTGGGTGGACGATTCTCATCTTCGATGACGTCGAAGGGCGCCATCCCGACCTGGCCCCCGGATCGCCGGACGTCCACACTGTCGCGTCGGCACTTTCCAGTATGGTCGCGCTGCTGACACCGAACCCGATCCCCGGCCTTCCGTTCGCCTCCGCCACTCGGACACACCAGCTACACGGCTGGCGCGACCTGCTCCTTTCCCCTCCCCGGGATCTGGATAACTGGGAAGGGCGCCACCTTCACGCGCTCGCCGACCTGGAAACCCGCTGGATGCGCGACGCGGACGGCGCGACGCTGGTCCATGGGGATATCCGGCCCGACAACCTGATCATCACCGCGAGCGGCACCACCGCAGTCGTCGTGGATTGGGCACAGCCCTGCCAGGGAGCCGCGTGGCAGGACATCACCGACCTCGTTCCTCACCTGATCATGACCGGCCACTCCCCCGAGGCCGCGGAGAAAGTCCTGGCCGAATTCCCGGCGTGGAGCCTCGCCGCGCCAGAGGTGATCACCAGCTACGCGGCGGCGTTCGCCGGATACTGGACCCGGATGAGCCGCCAGCCCGCACCGCCGGGCGTTCCACACCTGCGCGGCTACCAGCGCAGGGCCGCCGCGGCGGCCATCACGTGGACGATGTACCGCACCGGCTGGTAG
- a CDS encoding class I SAM-dependent methyltransferase, producing the protein MSRDLRLRATFDRAAASYQDARPDYPDELYSDLLAITGVTPPAHLLEVGCGPGKATLPLARMGFRITAVELGDALAIEARHRLTEFSDVSVITSSFEGWQPPAGAHFDLLYAATAWKWVDPEVKYAKAAALLAPGGHLAVWNADHAMPAGFDPFFTEIQKVYEEIGEGHDGPWPPPPPEDQPDPMAAEFEASGHFTVVGTKLYVWALRYTADEYIALLNTFSGHIAMEPAKSEHLYREIRRRLAVRPDGRLTRHWSAVLTIGRRL; encoded by the coding sequence ATGTCTCGCGATCTTCGGCTTCGAGCCACCTTTGACAGAGCGGCTGCCTCCTATCAAGACGCGCGCCCTGATTACCCGGACGAGTTGTATTCCGATCTGCTGGCGATTACAGGGGTCACGCCCCCCGCGCACCTGCTGGAGGTCGGGTGCGGCCCGGGGAAGGCCACGCTGCCCTTGGCACGGATGGGCTTCCGGATCACCGCGGTCGAACTCGGCGATGCCTTGGCAATAGAAGCACGGCACCGCCTCACTGAATTCTCCGACGTTTCCGTGATCACGTCGTCATTCGAAGGCTGGCAGCCACCGGCTGGAGCCCACTTCGATCTTCTATACGCGGCCACGGCGTGGAAATGGGTGGACCCGGAGGTCAAGTACGCGAAGGCAGCTGCTCTGCTCGCCCCGGGCGGCCACTTGGCCGTATGGAACGCCGACCACGCAATGCCGGCAGGCTTCGACCCGTTCTTCACCGAGATCCAGAAGGTCTATGAGGAGATCGGCGAAGGCCATGACGGTCCGTGGCCCCCGCCACCACCCGAGGACCAACCCGACCCCATGGCCGCCGAGTTCGAGGCTTCCGGGCACTTCACCGTGGTCGGAACGAAGCTCTACGTATGGGCTCTGCGCTACACAGCAGACGAATACATCGCTCTGCTCAACACGTTCTCCGGCCACATCGCCATGGAGCCGGCCAAGAGTGAACACCTCTACCGTGAGATACGCCGCCGCCTCGCCGTACGCCCGGATGGACGACTCACCCGCCACTGGTCGGCCGTCCTCACAATCGGCCGACGCCTGTGA
- a CDS encoding IS3 family transposase, whose protein sequence is MSVVAFIACQKTDYDIPHAVACRILGVSQSWFYKWRERAPSARRQRRTELDTAIEAKFVASGGTYGSPRITRDLHEKGWRVSANTVAARMAELGLVARVRRKPRSLTRQGRRPAAPDLVGRQFTAVAPDVLWCGDVTEIVTDEGKLYLATVEDLFSRRLLGYAMSDHHDAALTVASLQMAAVTRGGDVDGVIFHSDRGSEYSAARFQVACRHWGVTQSMGRVGCALDNAAAESLNSTLKVEFVYRHRFATRAEARLKIATWITDFYNARRRHSAADGLPPIIYEQQITAARAATTARRQQFIAA, encoded by the coding sequence ATGAGCGTGGTGGCTTTCATCGCCTGCCAGAAGACCGACTACGACATTCCCCACGCCGTGGCCTGCCGGATCCTTGGGGTCTCGCAGTCCTGGTTCTATAAATGGCGCGAGCGCGCGCCGAGCGCCCGCCGACAGCGGCGTACCGAGCTGGATACGGCGATCGAGGCGAAGTTCGTCGCCTCGGGCGGAACCTACGGATCGCCGCGGATCACCCGGGACCTGCACGAGAAGGGCTGGCGGGTGTCGGCCAACACGGTCGCGGCCCGGATGGCCGAGCTCGGTCTGGTCGCCCGGGTGCGTAGGAAGCCCCGGTCGTTGACCCGCCAAGGGCGGCGGCCGGCGGCACCGGATCTGGTCGGCCGCCAGTTCACCGCCGTCGCGCCGGATGTGTTGTGGTGCGGCGATGTCACCGAGATCGTCACCGATGAGGGCAAGCTGTATCTGGCCACGGTCGAGGACCTGTTTTCACGCCGACTGCTCGGCTACGCCATGTCAGACCATCACGACGCCGCCCTCACGGTGGCCTCGTTGCAGATGGCCGCGGTGACCCGGGGCGGCGACGTCGACGGGGTGATCTTCCACTCCGACCGCGGCAGCGAATACAGTGCTGCCCGCTTCCAGGTCGCCTGCCGGCACTGGGGCGTGACCCAGTCGATGGGCCGGGTCGGCTGCGCGCTGGACAACGCCGCCGCCGAGTCGCTGAATTCCACGCTCAAGGTCGAGTTCGTTTACCGTCATCGGTTCGCCACCCGGGCCGAGGCCCGCTTGAAGATCGCTACCTGGATCACCGACTTCTACAACGCCCGGCGCCGGCACAGCGCCGCCGACGGGCTACCACCGATCATCTACGAACAGCAGATCACCGCCGCCAGAGCGGCCACCACGGCGAGGCGTCAGCAGTTCATCGCCGCATAG
- a CDS encoding transposase, which translates to MGETRRSFDPEFRAGAVRIVRETGKSIAQVAKDLGINAGTLANWMQMDRLAREQSATGELTESEREELARLRRQKAEWTKERAELEMERDVLKRSVVLWVREATGR; encoded by the coding sequence GGAGTTCCGGGCAGGTGCGGTGCGCATCGTGCGGGAGACCGGGAAATCGATCGCCCAGGTGGCCAAAGACCTGGGGATCAACGCAGGCACGTTGGCCAACTGGATGCAGATGGATCGGCTGGCTCGCGAGCAAAGCGCCACCGGCGAGCTGACCGAGTCCGAGCGCGAAGAACTGGCCCGGTTGCGTCGGCAGAAGGCCGAGTGGACCAAGGAGCGCGCTGAGCTGGAGATGGAGCGTGATGTGCTCAAACGCTCGGTGGTCTTGTGGGTGAGGGAGGCGACGGGCCGATGA